From the genome of Cryptococcus neoformans var. grubii H99 chromosome 11, complete sequence:
CCGCTACTCCCAGTGGCGGAATTCACTTACAACAATACGCCCCATTCGTCCACTACCATGTCCCCCTTCTTTGCCAACAAAGGGTACCATCCCCGGGCATCGTTCACTCCCGACGACAACGCCCCTATTTTCAGCCCACCTGCCAGAGCCTCCATCACCGACTTAAGCAAGCTCCATGAACACCTCCAGATCGAAATGTCCAAAGCACAAGAGAGTGCAGCACTACAGTTTGATAAGCACCGTGCCCCGCTTCCCGAATATACCGTTGGTAACAAAGTCTGGCTATCTGCCCGTAATatcaaaacaaaaagaccCACCAAGAAATTAGATCACCGCTATCTTGGTCCCTACACCATTATCGCGCGCGTTTCTTCCCATGCGTATCGCCTTGATTTGCCGAAATCAATGCGCATCCACGACGTCTTTCACGTCCAGTTACTCGAGAAATATATTGAGAATGAGATACCAGGACGAACACAAGTCGCACCATCACCTATCGAAGTCGAAGGTGACCTAGAATATGAAGTCGAGTGTATCCTTGATCATCGATTTCACCGAAAACGCCGCCAATTCCTTATCAAGTGGCTCGGCTACAGTGCCGAACACAACAGTTGGGAACCCGAAACCGCTCTAGAAAATGCTTCAGAGATTGTTGATCAGTACAAATCAACACACCGATTATAGGAAATCAAGTTCATAGTAACAGCCACTTTATTTGATGTTTATTGAAATTATGgtcaaaagaaaagagaaagaaagaacaaTCTACCAACAGATCAAAGTTAAGACAGACCGAACAACAAAGCCCTCTAAGAGTTAGTGTTAGTTAGATATATCTATCGTAGTTTTATAGATCTTGCTTTTGTTTTGgatcggaagaagaaagacgaaTCAATGGAAAACACACCTAGATTAAGAGAAGAACGGAAAACCGAACCATCACACGGGTCCTACTCCTCGGACGAGTCCTCCCCGTCATCACGCTTCCTCTTGCGCGACATACCCAATGCCACCAGCAACTCCTCCCGAAACCTCCCCCTCATCTCTTGCCTTTGGACTTCCagcacctcctcctccatgaGCACGTAAATCTCCATGTCTTACAAACAAGCCACTGCGCCATTCACCTCGCGCTCGAGATAGGCGACGAAACCCCCCAATCTCTTATCTACCCTACCCATCAGCTCGTACATTTTCAACCCCCGACCTAACACTCACAACATCCGAACCCCTACCCCCGCTGGCATTGTGTGAGCACCGCACACCCTTCACCGTGCACCGTCCACAAGTCGAGAATAATGAGAGGGCCCGACATTCAGCACCCACCCCACGACATTGGTCACAAGGTGAAACCACTGGTGCCCTCTGGCGCTCCTCAACCCTACGCCTCCTCTGCTCCCTGCGCAGTGCCTCCTTACGCCATTAGCTCTTCAATCGGGTCGCACACAAACCAAAGCATTTCTCCTCACCAAGTGCCGCTGCTCATATCCCTCATCCACTGCCTCCTCCCTCACCTCAACCATTTCAGACGAGACAGTTCCCTCCACATGAGCACCAAAGAATAGTTCAGCACCCTGCAAACGTGGCACTCGCGGATCCACAGGTCGAGAAAGTAAAGTCGAGTGAATATTATCACCCGCTGCCTCCATTGGTACTCTACTATCGTACATCTCGGTGGCCCATCCCATAGATGGGAAGGCGAAATCCTATTCAAAACTCAATGTCAGCACATTACAAACACGTTGTCAACATTACCACACATACTTGATCAAAGAAAATCCCAACGGAGTTGTCAGAACAACTCGGTGACCCTGCAGATGCGGCAACCACCGATACGCCATTATCCGTTATCAAATCAGCTGTATTATCACCTATCGACGCATTCTCTGCACAGAACTGTCGAATAATCCCATATGGGTCATCAAGACACCAACTGTTAACCATCGGGCTAGGCTGAAACGTAGATTCAAGCATGAAGGAAAGATCAAAGATGAATAGGCAGACAAGATTTTGTTGGGGGATAGAGAAACTTCGGTGATCCTGCACCAAATCCCCATCTTTTTATATCTCGAGAATCCTCCCACTCCCGTCTCCCCCATAACCGCCGTTCatccagttggacctccagttggacctccagttggacctccagctggacTTCCAATGGACCCACAGCGCACATCCCCAATCCAAAAATGCGCTCTTATCTTCGCATATGACCGATAACACAATTTTTGGGCGATAACAGACACCCCCACTATTACTCGACGGTTCCTAGATTTTGACTCCCCAACCACAGTTTTTCGTTCTCGATAGATCATAGCATAGAAAAAATATTTACGACCAGTTCATAGACATTCGTTTCAGAGATTCACCAAGATTTCAGTTAGATTTCAGCTAGATTTCAGTTACAAGCCCACATCAGATCGAGCCACAGACGGCACGACGGAGCGACCGTCTTTAGAAGGAGGGGCGATTGTCACGAGCCTGCACGAAGTAGAAGAAATAAGAGATCATAGGAGAGAGTTACGTAATGAAGGAAAGCAAGATTGTTGcagataagaaggtccagctggacctccgagaaaagaactggacctccagctgaacctccagctggacctccaaCTGAacctccagctggacctccgAGATAAGAACTGGgcctccagctggacctccagctggGCCTCAAgggatataaatagatttctgtagaagtatataaaggggagctctgtcctcgatcttgatcttcttcccctcgaagatcaatatttcataagttactttgcgaaaggtcctcgagctcccagtgctcgctctcgtcttaccttgcaccaccttcgacataaacttactccactagtatataagcttgcctgatcttcccaagcgaatatacctctgtcctataccatacgccaacagacaagtgtcaagaggtatatcatacatatatctcattgcttagttaaactacggctttctatctcgtctccaaggccggaccttgttggggacgagtcgtAACAAATTGGGAGGCAGCCATGAATGGAGGCTAGTGAAAGTAAAAAAGGCCCTTGGTACTACTTATTCCAGTTTTGCGATGACCTTATCTCTTCGCCCCCGACAACGATCCAATATCAAATACATTTCAGTTCGCTAAACAACCCATAACTTGGACTCGTTCTATGGCTACTAAGTCGCATGGACGATACAACCTTTTATACAATATGTTCTTCGTGACCTATTAGTCTGGCGACCAGAATTAAGCTTACAATGCGTTTAAAATCTTCCGTACGTCTCTGTCCGGCCGTAATCCCGACCGTTCCATTGTTTGTCGTCCACCCAGCCATGCAACCCTACCCCTCCTCGGTCAGGGCTTACAGATTGTGCCTCATAATTATTGCTATCATATTCTCGAGGCAATGATGGGGTGTATGGATCGACTTGTGTAAGGGGAGGCTGCTCCATTTCGGTGGACTCGTAATCGCTATCCCTTCGACCAAATTCGGCAGCCGACGTTTCTCCCAAACTTTCTGAGCCTGAAGAACCCCATAGGATTGGACTGTGCCTGACTTGGGATACGCTAGGAGACATTTTACGTGCAGAAGATGGGGTGGGAATCGGGCTATCACCGGTTGAAGGGAACTGGATGATCTGGGAAGCACGCCGGCGACGGATACAAGAATGGCAGATATAGCCAATAATGGTGAAAAGGATCGCCAAGACGACTATAGCAACAACAACGGTCACTGGGATTGAGATCCGAAGGTTCTGTCGATACCACGATGCAGCGGTATCTTGCCATGGTCCGGAATGGCAAGTTGCGTTATAACAGTGGCCCGCATAGCCTGATACGATCAGCTAGATTTATGTGCCCACCTTAAGGAGTTATCAACCTACCGCATGGTGACCCATCAACTAGGGCAGTCTTTAACTCAACGCAATTGTTACTATATCCCGACCGACTAATCAGCGCATGTTATTCAAGGGAAAAGGCTTTTGTCTCACATTGAAGTTGGGTCCCTACAGTTCACCATACAGCTCCTAtcgttcttctttccgCAAGCCTCGCTTAGCCCCATACTTTGTCCGGCCATACTACATTGCCTGTCCAAACTGGTGCACGTCCCATTGGCACATCTCAGTCCATCATTGCCGCAGCTCGTCCCATCACTTGCCGTCCTATCTTCTGGACAATGGGGCGACAAGCCGTCACAGTACTCTGGGTAATCACAGATACCGTGGACAGCGGCCCGGCAGATGGTGTTCGCAGAAGCATATTGGCAGGAGGCAGTGCAGCATACCGAGCTCGACGGATCACAGACCGCCCCGGATAAGAACTTGCAGGCTACAAGAGCTTAGCTAATTGAGGGACGACGAACTGGTTTAAGACTTACTGGAAGCATCGCAGCAAGGAGAGGTCGTATTGGCTCCTGGATCACAgtcttccccatcctccacaaTACCGTCTAAACACATTAGTCTGGACCCGAATTAAACGAACGAAATAACTCACTTCCACATTGCTGGAGGCTTATTACAGTCCTAACGCCAGGCGTTTGTATACAGCTTGTTGATATTCTTCTATTCCCAACATTGTTGCACACATTTCCTACGGTACACCCGGAGAAAAAATGTTCGGTACTAGAGGTCGTAGGGTTCATGATATGTCGGCCGTTGGCATTACAAGTCGTCGTTGTGAAAGGGCAACAAGGACCAGAGAGAGAACAGCCAGACGTGCAATCATGAATGGCACCAAAGCTATCAGTATCTGTAAGCGAATATACCCTCAAGCTTCCAAAAGGCTCACCCATGTCCAATCTCATGAGCAATCAGACTCCACTCGGTTTTAGTTGCAGTGCTGACTCCAGTACCTGACACCGTATCACCAGCTTGAGCCGTACTGTCAGTCCTGCATAGTGTCCCAAGCCATGCCACACCGACTTCCGACTCTGTAGGGCAAGCTGTCATCAAATGCCACAATCCTgcaccatcatctccccTTTGACCTCTCCAACCACTAAATTCATTCAATCTCTGGTTCAGGGATATATTGTGGTCGCAGCCGACattccattcttccccttcgacCGCAGTTTCTGGACAAGCCATGTCCTGTACCTGGATCTCAATCAGACCGAGAGAGATATTGAATGTCGATTGGTACAGGGATGATATTTGATTCCAGTTATTCAGTGTTTGAATTCGGGCACGTTCAGCAGAGCCATACGCAGCAACATAATTGCAATCAAGTGCGACGCCCATGTAGACAATCTGCTGGGTATTGGGACAGCCATCTGTATTATTGATAGAGTTGATGAAGTTGGAGGAATTCGTCGATTCTCCCCCTATATCACTTTTCTTCCATAAAGGATTAAGAGTGTCAAGGAAAG
Proteins encoded in this window:
- a CDS encoding zinc metalloprotease, with translation MLDLKQWRFWPIQAAWIILVVIIFLTEADCRSPHPAPLRKITTTTSHLAILPRRANSGINPRYITALPPPPSTLKHSDSIVLSLDLPELLPFELKLLVKPSKHIFHPDAQSVYYNGQKGMTERLREEDWRLYTGEVVHPSYIDRFAALHVAEAHQPVSERSHILGSASVMVHDPGNLYGQGAIWEGSFSVNGELYNVMTKDNYQRVKTKKDIDVESAGQMVVFRQSDASHEAETTAVPLCSHDSLEYNGLSNPIHNTSSASDSSSYPFLDTLNPLWKKSDIGGESTNSSNFINSINNTDGCPNTQQIVYMGVALDCNYVAAYGSAERARIQTLNNWNQISSLYQSTFNISLGLIEIQVQDMACPETAVEGEEWNVGCDHNISLNQRLNEFSGWRGQRGDDGAGLWHLMTACPTESEVGVAWLGTLCRTDSTAQAGDTVSGTGVSTATKTEWSLIAHEIGHGFGAIHDCTSGCSLSGPCCPFTTTTCNANGRHIMNPTTSSTEHFFSGCTVGNVCNNVGNRRISTSCIQTPGVRTVISLQQCGNGIVEDGEDCDPGANTTSPCCDASTCKFLSGAVCDPSSSVCCTASCQYASANTICRAAVHGICDYPEYCDGLSPHCPEDRTASDGTSCGNDGLRCANGTCTSLDRQCSMAGQSMGLSEACGKKNDRSCMVNCRDPTSINNCVELKTALVDGSPCGYAGHCYNATCHSGPWQDTAASWYRQNLRISIPVTVVVAIVVLAILFTIIGYICHSCIRRRRASQIIQFPSTGDSPIPTPSSARKMSPSVSQVRHSPILWGSSGSESLGETSAAEFGRRDSDYESTEMEQPPLTQVDPYTPSLPREYDSNNYEAQSVSPDRGGVGLHGWVDDKQWNGRDYGRTETYGRF